Proteins from one Falco naumanni isolate bFalNau1 chromosome 10, bFalNau1.pat, whole genome shotgun sequence genomic window:
- the HCK gene encoding tyrosine-protein kinase HCK isoform X3, translated as MGCVKSKEADVQEKMIKTDPDPDPGPSFQQGHYVRDPTASTSRNNNVPSMAVLPHKDGGLGDSMVLALYDYEATHTGDLSFQKGEQLMVLEESGEWWRARSLVTGHEGFIPSNYVAQAGSLETEQWFFKGISRKDAERHLLSPNNVVGSFMIRDSETTKGCYSLSVRDEDNVQGATVKHYKIRMLDSGGFYISPRSSFDTLQDLVQYYKGQSNGLCQQLTHPCCVPKPQKPWEKDAWEIPRESLRLEKKLGAGQFGEVWMATYNKHTKVAVKTMKPGSMSVDAFLEEANLMKTLQHDKLVKLHAVVTREEPIYIITEFMEKGSLLDFLKSEEGNKQPLPKLIDFSAQIAEGMAFIEKRNYIHRDLRAANILVSAILVCKIADFGLARIIEDNEYMAREGAKFPIKWTAPEAINYGSFTIKSDVWSFGILLTEIITYGRIPYPGNYSVQEN; from the exons ATGGGTTGCGTGAAGTCAAAGGAAGCTGACGTCCAAGAGAAGATGATAAAAACTGACCCCGACCCCGACCCTGGCCCCAGCTTCCAGCAGGGCCACTACGTGAGGGACCCCACAGCCTCCACCAGCAGG AACAATAATGTCCCCAGCATGGCTGTGCTCCCACACAAGGATGGTG GCTTGGGGGACAGCATGGTGCTGGCGCTCTACGACTACGAGGCGACGCACACTGGTGACCTGAGCTTCCAGAAAGGGGAGCAGCTGATGGTGCTGGAGGA GTCAGGGGAATGGTGGCGAGCACGGTCACTGGTGACGGGGCACGAAGGCTTCATCCCCAGCAACTACGTTGCCCAAGCCGGCTCACTGGAAACGGAGCA GTGGTTTTTCAAGGGCATCAGCCGGAAGGACGCAGAGCGGCACCTCCTCAGCCCCAATAATGTGGTCGGGTCCTTCATGATTCGGGACAGCGAGACAACGAAAG GCTGCTACTCACTGTCGGTGCGGGATGAGGACAACGTGCAGGGTGCCACAGTGAAGCATTACAAGATCCGGATGCTGGATAGTGGTGGCTTCTACATCTCCCCACGCAGCAGCTTCGATACACTGCAGGACCTGGTCCAGTACTACAAGG GGCAGAGCAAcgggctgtgccagcagctcacCCACCCCTGCTGTGTGCCCAAACCGCAGAAGCCCTGGGAGAAAGATGCCTGGGAGATCCCTCGGGAGTCGCTGAGGCTGGAGAAGAAGCTGGGAGCCGGGCAGTTCGGGGAAGTGTGGATGG CTACCTACAACAAGCACACCAAGGTGGCGGTGAAGACAATGAAGCCAGGCAGCATGTCTGTGGACGCCTTCCTGGAGGAGGCGAACCTGATGAAGACGCTGCAGCATGACAAGCTGGTGAAGCTGCACGCAGTTGTCACCAGGGAGGAGCCCATCTACATCATCACCGAGTTCATGGAGAAAG GGAGTTTGCTGGATTTCCTGAAGAGTGAGGAGGGGAACAAGCAGCCGCTCCCGAAGCTGATCGACTTCTCTGCCCAG ATTGCAGAAGGAATGGCTTTTATTGAGAAGAGGAACTACATCCACAGAGACCTCAGAGCTGCCAATATTCTGGTGTCGGCAATACTGGTGTGCAAGATTGCAGACTTTGGGCTGGCCAGAATTATTGAGGACAACGAGTACATGGCCCGGGAAG GTGCCAAGTTTCCCATTAAATGGACTGCACCAGAAGCCATTAACTATGGATCTTTCACTATAAAATCAGACGTCTGGTCCTTTGGGATCCTCTTGACCGAGATCATTACCTATGGGCGCATCCCATACCCAG GAAATTATTCTGTACAAGAAAACTAA
- the HCK gene encoding tyrosine-protein kinase HCK isoform X1, whose amino-acid sequence MGCVKSKEADVQEKMIKTDPDPDPGPSFQQGHYVRDPTASTSRNNNVPSMAVLPHKDGGLGDSMVLALYDYEATHTGDLSFQKGEQLMVLEESGEWWRARSLVTGHEGFIPSNYVAQAGSLETEQWFFKGISRKDAERHLLSPNNVVGSFMIRDSETTKGCYSLSVRDEDNVQGATVKHYKIRMLDSGGFYISPRSSFDTLQDLVQYYKGQSNGLCQQLTHPCCVPKPQKPWEKDAWEIPRESLRLEKKLGAGQFGEVWMATYNKHTKVAVKTMKPGSMSVDAFLEEANLMKTLQHDKLVKLHAVVTREEPIYIITEFMEKGSLLDFLKSEEGNKQPLPKLIDFSAQIAEGMAFIEKRNYIHRDLRAANILVSAILVCKIADFGLARIIEDNEYMAREGAKFPIKWTAPEAINYGSFTIKSDVWSFGILLTEIITYGRIPYPGMSSVEVIRALEHGYRMPRTENCPEELYDIMMRCWKTKPEDRPTFEYTQSILEDFFTATESQYQQQP is encoded by the exons ATGGGTTGCGTGAAGTCAAAGGAAGCTGACGTCCAAGAGAAGATGATAAAAACTGACCCCGACCCCGACCCTGGCCCCAGCTTCCAGCAGGGCCACTACGTGAGGGACCCCACAGCCTCCACCAGCAGG AACAATAATGTCCCCAGCATGGCTGTGCTCCCACACAAGGATGGTG GCTTGGGGGACAGCATGGTGCTGGCGCTCTACGACTACGAGGCGACGCACACTGGTGACCTGAGCTTCCAGAAAGGGGAGCAGCTGATGGTGCTGGAGGA GTCAGGGGAATGGTGGCGAGCACGGTCACTGGTGACGGGGCACGAAGGCTTCATCCCCAGCAACTACGTTGCCCAAGCCGGCTCACTGGAAACGGAGCA GTGGTTTTTCAAGGGCATCAGCCGGAAGGACGCAGAGCGGCACCTCCTCAGCCCCAATAATGTGGTCGGGTCCTTCATGATTCGGGACAGCGAGACAACGAAAG GCTGCTACTCACTGTCGGTGCGGGATGAGGACAACGTGCAGGGTGCCACAGTGAAGCATTACAAGATCCGGATGCTGGATAGTGGTGGCTTCTACATCTCCCCACGCAGCAGCTTCGATACACTGCAGGACCTGGTCCAGTACTACAAGG GGCAGAGCAAcgggctgtgccagcagctcacCCACCCCTGCTGTGTGCCCAAACCGCAGAAGCCCTGGGAGAAAGATGCCTGGGAGATCCCTCGGGAGTCGCTGAGGCTGGAGAAGAAGCTGGGAGCCGGGCAGTTCGGGGAAGTGTGGATGG CTACCTACAACAAGCACACCAAGGTGGCGGTGAAGACAATGAAGCCAGGCAGCATGTCTGTGGACGCCTTCCTGGAGGAGGCGAACCTGATGAAGACGCTGCAGCATGACAAGCTGGTGAAGCTGCACGCAGTTGTCACCAGGGAGGAGCCCATCTACATCATCACCGAGTTCATGGAGAAAG GGAGTTTGCTGGATTTCCTGAAGAGTGAGGAGGGGAACAAGCAGCCGCTCCCGAAGCTGATCGACTTCTCTGCCCAG ATTGCAGAAGGAATGGCTTTTATTGAGAAGAGGAACTACATCCACAGAGACCTCAGAGCTGCCAATATTCTGGTGTCGGCAATACTGGTGTGCAAGATTGCAGACTTTGGGCTGGCCAGAATTATTGAGGACAACGAGTACATGGCCCGGGAAG GTGCCAAGTTTCCCATTAAATGGACTGCACCAGAAGCCATTAACTATGGATCTTTCACTATAAAATCAGACGTCTGGTCCTTTGGGATCCTCTTGACCGAGATCATTACCTATGGGCGCATCCCATACCCAG GGATGTCTAGCGTGGAGGTGATCAGGGCACTGGAGCACGGGTACCGGATGCCCCGCACAGAGAACTGCCCTGAGGAGCTGTATGACATTATGATGAGATGCTGGAAGACCAAACCAGAGGATCGTCCCACCTTTGAGTACACGCAAAGCATTTTGGAGGATTTCTTTACTGCAACAGAGAGCCAGTATCAGCAGCAGCCATAA
- the HCK gene encoding tyrosine-protein kinase HCK isoform X2 has protein sequence MGCVKSKEADVQEKMIKTDPDPDPGPSFQQGHYVRDPTASTSRNNNVPSMAVLPHKDGGLGDSMVLALYDYEATHTGDLSFQKGEQLMVLEESGEWWRARSLVTGHEGFIPSNYVAQAGSLETEQWFFKGISRKDAERHLLSPNNVVGSFMIRDSETTKGCYSLSVRDEDNVQGATVKHYKIRMLDSGGFYISPRSSFDTLQDLVQYYKATYNKHTKVAVKTMKPGSMSVDAFLEEANLMKTLQHDKLVKLHAVVTREEPIYIITEFMEKGSLLDFLKSEEGNKQPLPKLIDFSAQIAEGMAFIEKRNYIHRDLRAANILVSAILVCKIADFGLARIIEDNEYMAREGAKFPIKWTAPEAINYGSFTIKSDVWSFGILLTEIITYGRIPYPGMSSVEVIRALEHGYRMPRTENCPEELYDIMMRCWKTKPEDRPTFEYTQSILEDFFTATESQYQQQP, from the exons ATGGGTTGCGTGAAGTCAAAGGAAGCTGACGTCCAAGAGAAGATGATAAAAACTGACCCCGACCCCGACCCTGGCCCCAGCTTCCAGCAGGGCCACTACGTGAGGGACCCCACAGCCTCCACCAGCAGG AACAATAATGTCCCCAGCATGGCTGTGCTCCCACACAAGGATGGTG GCTTGGGGGACAGCATGGTGCTGGCGCTCTACGACTACGAGGCGACGCACACTGGTGACCTGAGCTTCCAGAAAGGGGAGCAGCTGATGGTGCTGGAGGA GTCAGGGGAATGGTGGCGAGCACGGTCACTGGTGACGGGGCACGAAGGCTTCATCCCCAGCAACTACGTTGCCCAAGCCGGCTCACTGGAAACGGAGCA GTGGTTTTTCAAGGGCATCAGCCGGAAGGACGCAGAGCGGCACCTCCTCAGCCCCAATAATGTGGTCGGGTCCTTCATGATTCGGGACAGCGAGACAACGAAAG GCTGCTACTCACTGTCGGTGCGGGATGAGGACAACGTGCAGGGTGCCACAGTGAAGCATTACAAGATCCGGATGCTGGATAGTGGTGGCTTCTACATCTCCCCACGCAGCAGCTTCGATACACTGCAGGACCTGGTCCAGTACTACAAGG CTACCTACAACAAGCACACCAAGGTGGCGGTGAAGACAATGAAGCCAGGCAGCATGTCTGTGGACGCCTTCCTGGAGGAGGCGAACCTGATGAAGACGCTGCAGCATGACAAGCTGGTGAAGCTGCACGCAGTTGTCACCAGGGAGGAGCCCATCTACATCATCACCGAGTTCATGGAGAAAG GGAGTTTGCTGGATTTCCTGAAGAGTGAGGAGGGGAACAAGCAGCCGCTCCCGAAGCTGATCGACTTCTCTGCCCAG ATTGCAGAAGGAATGGCTTTTATTGAGAAGAGGAACTACATCCACAGAGACCTCAGAGCTGCCAATATTCTGGTGTCGGCAATACTGGTGTGCAAGATTGCAGACTTTGGGCTGGCCAGAATTATTGAGGACAACGAGTACATGGCCCGGGAAG GTGCCAAGTTTCCCATTAAATGGACTGCACCAGAAGCCATTAACTATGGATCTTTCACTATAAAATCAGACGTCTGGTCCTTTGGGATCCTCTTGACCGAGATCATTACCTATGGGCGCATCCCATACCCAG GGATGTCTAGCGTGGAGGTGATCAGGGCACTGGAGCACGGGTACCGGATGCCCCGCACAGAGAACTGCCCTGAGGAGCTGTATGACATTATGATGAGATGCTGGAAGACCAAACCAGAGGATCGTCCCACCTTTGAGTACACGCAAAGCATTTTGGAGGATTTCTTTACTGCAACAGAGAGCCAGTATCAGCAGCAGCCATAA
- the HCK gene encoding tyrosine-protein kinase HCK isoform X4 translates to MGCVKSKEADVQEKMIKTDPDPDPGPSFQQGHYVRDPTASTSRNNNVPSMAVLPHKDGGLGDSMVLALYDYEATHTGDLSFQKGEQLMVLEESGEWWRARSLVTGHEGFIPSNYVAQAGSLETEQWFFKGISRKDAERHLLSPNNVVGSFMIRDSETTKGCYSLSVRDEDNVQGATVKHYKIRMLDSGGFYISPRSSFDTLQDLVQYYKGQSNGLCQQLTHPCCVPKPQKPWEKDAWEIPRESLRLEKKLGAGQFGEVWMATYNKHTKVAVKTMKPGSMSVDAFLEEANLMKTLQHDKLVKLHAVVTREEPIYIITEFMEKGSLLDFLKSEEGNKQPLPKLIDFSAQIAEGMAFIEKRNYIHRDLRAANILVSAILVCKIADFGLARIIEDNEYMAREEAPSAPSRHLTSAGGTGGIGCGPGVPCTHTLCCYF, encoded by the exons ATGGGTTGCGTGAAGTCAAAGGAAGCTGACGTCCAAGAGAAGATGATAAAAACTGACCCCGACCCCGACCCTGGCCCCAGCTTCCAGCAGGGCCACTACGTGAGGGACCCCACAGCCTCCACCAGCAGG AACAATAATGTCCCCAGCATGGCTGTGCTCCCACACAAGGATGGTG GCTTGGGGGACAGCATGGTGCTGGCGCTCTACGACTACGAGGCGACGCACACTGGTGACCTGAGCTTCCAGAAAGGGGAGCAGCTGATGGTGCTGGAGGA GTCAGGGGAATGGTGGCGAGCACGGTCACTGGTGACGGGGCACGAAGGCTTCATCCCCAGCAACTACGTTGCCCAAGCCGGCTCACTGGAAACGGAGCA GTGGTTTTTCAAGGGCATCAGCCGGAAGGACGCAGAGCGGCACCTCCTCAGCCCCAATAATGTGGTCGGGTCCTTCATGATTCGGGACAGCGAGACAACGAAAG GCTGCTACTCACTGTCGGTGCGGGATGAGGACAACGTGCAGGGTGCCACAGTGAAGCATTACAAGATCCGGATGCTGGATAGTGGTGGCTTCTACATCTCCCCACGCAGCAGCTTCGATACACTGCAGGACCTGGTCCAGTACTACAAGG GGCAGAGCAAcgggctgtgccagcagctcacCCACCCCTGCTGTGTGCCCAAACCGCAGAAGCCCTGGGAGAAAGATGCCTGGGAGATCCCTCGGGAGTCGCTGAGGCTGGAGAAGAAGCTGGGAGCCGGGCAGTTCGGGGAAGTGTGGATGG CTACCTACAACAAGCACACCAAGGTGGCGGTGAAGACAATGAAGCCAGGCAGCATGTCTGTGGACGCCTTCCTGGAGGAGGCGAACCTGATGAAGACGCTGCAGCATGACAAGCTGGTGAAGCTGCACGCAGTTGTCACCAGGGAGGAGCCCATCTACATCATCACCGAGTTCATGGAGAAAG GGAGTTTGCTGGATTTCCTGAAGAGTGAGGAGGGGAACAAGCAGCCGCTCCCGAAGCTGATCGACTTCTCTGCCCAG ATTGCAGAAGGAATGGCTTTTATTGAGAAGAGGAACTACATCCACAGAGACCTCAGAGCTGCCAATATTCTGGTGTCGGCAATACTGGTGTGCAAGATTGCAGACTTTGGGCTGGCCAGAATTATTGAGGACAACGAGTACATGGCCCGGGAAG AAGCCCCGTCCGCTCCCAGCCGCCATTTGACCTCGGCTGGGGGCACCGGTGGTATCGGCTGCGGGCCCGGTGTTCCCTGCACGCACACtttatgttgttatttttag